ATCATCTAGCTTTAACTTAGCATTATCCTTCGCCATGTCTAGCAATGACTTTTTCTGCCCTCGTTGCGGTGTTCTAACAGGTACCTTCAAGACCTCAGCTAAAGTAGCATTATCAAATCCTTCAGGAATCAGAATTTCTTTAGGCAAAACCCTATTTCTTTGCTCATAAAATTGCACAATAAAAGAAGTGAAAGCATCTTCTGGATCTGTGGCATCTGTCAAAGGAAACATTCTGGTTTCTCTACGCAATAACTTTGCTTGCCGTAAAAAGAAGATTTGAACAGAAATCCAAGACTTGTCAACGTAATAATTAAAAATATCACGCTGCGTATTATCATTGGAAATAATTTTTTGTTTTTCAACCGTTTCTTCAATATATTTCAATTGGTCGCGAATTTCGGCTGCTCGTTCAAATTCAAGATTGCTAGCTGCTTGAGCCATTTTTTCGGTCAAACTCTGCTTAACACTAGCAATATCTCCATTCAAAAAGCTCTTGATCTTTTTAATTTGCTCTTCGTATTCTTTTTGTGGCACTTTTTTAAAGCATGCACCTAAGCACTGCCCCATATGATAGTAAAGACAAGGTCTGCCTTGATAACCATGACAGCGCCTTAGTGGAAAAACTTTTTGAATAAACTTCAAAGTGGCCTGGGCAGCATATACATTAGGATAGGGACCAAAATAGTAGCCACCATCCTTATGAACGATACTAGTTAACCGAGTTTGCGGATCGTGTTCACGCGTGATTTCTATGTAAGGATATCCCGTACCCTGCTTTAATTGAACATTATAATAAGGTTGATACTTTTTTATTAATGTAATTTCAAGTAAAAAAGCTTCCTTATCAGTTGATACAGTAATGATGTCATAATCTCGAATTTCACGAACTAATTCAGCACGACGTCCAACCTGTTTACTCTTAAAATATGAGCGAACCCGATTTTTTAAATTTTTAGATTTACCAACATATATAACCGTACCGTTAATATCTTTCATCAAATAACAGCCGGGGTTTTCTGGTAAAAGTTTTAGTTTATTCTCAATTAATTGTGTTGCCATTATCTCATCTCACTGAAAAAATTTGCATTTAATAGTTTAACACAGACTGTTTAAGAAGATCTTAACTTTGCTTATAGAAATAGCTATTCGGTACAAAAGTTGATATATTAAAAGAAATAAAATTTGAGGAGAACTTTTGATGACTAATCTAGTTTTTGACTTAATTAACCAATTTGGCTACCTAGCCATCAGTTTGCTAATTGCAATCGAAAACATCTTTCCCCCTATTCCATCCGAAGTAATTCTATCGTTCGCTGGCTTTGCAACCCATCATTCTCAAATGAATGTCTTCGGTGTAATTATTGCTTCAACAATCGGCGCGGTAGTTGGTGCACTAGTTTTATATTGGATTGGCACTTTACTTAATCCAGATCGATTAGAAAAGTTGTTCGATCATAAGTTATTCAAACTACTTGGCTTTAAAAAGGGTGATGTACAAAAGGCTATCAGATGGTTTGATAAATACGGTACCGGTGCAATCTTCTATGGTCGGTGCATCCCTGTAGTTCGTAGCTTAATTTCAATTCCAGCTGGAATAGCAAAAGTTAAATTACCTAAGTTCCTTATTTACACTAGCTTAGGCAGCTTACTCTGGAATGCTATTCTAGTTGGTCTTGGTTCCTATATGGGTGAAAATTGGGAACAAATTGTGTTAATTTTTGAAGAATACTCATTAATCATTGGAGGACTTATTCTAATTGCTTTAATATATTTCTCCTGTAAATGGTATAAGCAAAAAATTAAAGCTGATTAATTCAAACGCTCTATAAAAAATATAGAGCGTTTTCTTCTTTTAAAAATTAAAAATATCATGTAAAATTAATCTAATCTATAATAAGGGAAGTTTGCGAATGAAATTTAATATTTTTAGGAAACAAAATGTTGAGAGCTATCTCGGTAAAGACATTAAGTTCTCCAAAACAATGAACGCCGTTGATTTAATGTCTCTTGGCGTAGGAGCTGTCATCGGGACCGGTATTTTCATCTTACCCGGAACTGTTGCAGCCACATTAGCTGGACCTAGCGTTAGTTTATCCTTTGTTGTTGCAGCAATTGTTTGTGCTTTAGCTGGAATGTGTTATGCAGAATTTGCTTCAGCGATCCCAGTAGCTGGTTCTGCCTATTCATATGGGAATATCGTTTATGGCGAATTTACAGGCTGGATTATCGGTTGGGCACTGATTCTGGAATACATGCTATCTGTAGCCACTGTGGCAGCAGGTTGGTCATCATACTTCAGTTCTTTCATTGCACCATTTGGTCTAAAAATTCCACACGCTATTTCTGGTCCTATGAATCTTAACAATGGCGTTTATTTTGACTTGGTTTCTGTTTTAATCATTTTACTTATCAGTATCCTGTTGTCACGA
This is a stretch of genomic DNA from Lactobacillus crispatus. It encodes these proteins:
- the uvrC gene encoding excinuclease ABC subunit UvrC, encoding MATQLIENKLKLLPENPGCYLMKDINGTVIYVGKSKNLKNRVRSYFKSKQVGRRAELVREIRDYDIITVSTDKEAFLLEITLIKKYQPYYNVQLKQGTGYPYIEITREHDPQTRLTSIVHKDGGYYFGPYPNVYAAQATLKFIQKVFPLRRCHGYQGRPCLYYHMGQCLGACFKKVPQKEYEEQIKKIKSFLNGDIASVKQSLTEKMAQAASNLEFERAAEIRDQLKYIEETVEKQKIISNDNTQRDIFNYYVDKSWISVQIFFLRQAKLLRRETRMFPLTDATDPEDAFTSFIVQFYEQRNRVLPKEILIPEGFDNATLAEVLKVPVRTPQRGQKKSLLDMAKDNAKLKLDDKFRLLELGNRKTKGAQKEIFDALGLPYGHFIESFDHSHIQGADPVSALVVFKDGEPEKTAYRKYKLKGEVEHQNGGDEVRNTREVVRRRYGRLLREHKRMPDLILMDGGQIQVDACLDVLRNELNLNIPVAGMVKDDKHRTNHLLFGDPINGIPLKLIPLNPKSEGFYLMTRIQDEVHRFAITFHRRRHAKNALSSRLDSIKGIGPKSRNKLLREFGSLKKIKEASIDDLRRAGLTLTQAQTVKLTL
- a CDS encoding DedA family protein: MTNLVFDLINQFGYLAISLLIAIENIFPPIPSEVILSFAGFATHHSQMNVFGVIIASTIGAVVGALVLYWIGTLLNPDRLEKLFDHKLFKLLGFKKGDVQKAIRWFDKYGTGAIFYGRCIPVVRSLISIPAGIAKVKLPKFLIYTSLGSLLWNAILVGLGSYMGENWEQIVLIFEEYSLIIGGLILIALIYFSCKWYKQKIKAD